Sequence from the Panicum virgatum strain AP13 chromosome 5N, P.virgatum_v5, whole genome shotgun sequence genome:
CATCCAATAGGAATCTTTACAAGATAGAAAAGGTTGGCCAACTCAAGTTCCAGAAGCATGGCCCTGAATTTTTGCCACTTTTGTCGCCCAATCCCAACATGGCATCTCTCTTACCTTTATTTAACCAGCTTTGATTTGGAAACTACTCCAGAAAGTGCAGAGACCTGGAGCTAGCCCCCCCTCTGCAAGTTTCGTCTGAACTTgtgaggaatgtggagtactctatcctgcttgtgatgagtgaattgtcaaccgtgcggtgtgatcgtgcgcttggtctttggattgcaggtacacaggCGTCaggtgtcgacggagagctgccgtggaggtgctgtggccgatggaccgtgcggtggacggcggtgaagggcagccgggaccggagctcgtgcTGGGCGGCAACTGTggtgtccactcctggatcgagggcgcaagcggcgacggaaggcggatttcttggtttgcgccacaaaaccaagcaggcggacagcggttgaagacgccaagttgtggaggcacgggcgtcggtctcggaactgacggaggcgacgggcgtcgacggcgtctagggtctcgctgcgggcgaggaggtgacgggcgtcgggcggcgtctagggccgtcagaaggccgaggcaggaacggcttctagggccacggcgtggaggcaggAATCTTCCCGCACGTGTTgtttttggcggttttctcaaaactggCCACCtcaccgggtttcgcggaccctccaaaaccgcggaccggatcttcatccatacggcggcatcgcggagaagacttcgactcgaagaaagaacctcgaccgtcggatgagtccttgtatctttttccggttttgcccctacgggctttctagtctctaattgagtctaggggtattttagtctttaGTCTAGAGAGTTAGTGGGGTtaaaagggagaggagggcaGCCAACTCACCTGCCCTTGGTGCCTGGAACCCAGACGcacgccttcctcctccctggCGCCACCTCCTTGTCTCCTCCctgttcttcctccctctcctctctagggTAGGTTTTTAGCCATGGATTGTTGAGTCTTTATACtgagattgatcgggaaaggaggcccttccttccttgtgccctccggggttttgaattcatctCGTTCTTGTTCATCTTGTGTCTCATTTGATTGAATTTCGATTTTCTTTTATCGATTCATGAGCACGAGTTGATTGCATGATTTTTGATGATTTCGtgactctttgtagtgattcaaaaccatctagcctagtgtTATACTCTACGGAATCACGAGTCCACCCGAATAAAAGTTATTGTGTTCtcgagaaaaccccaatctttaTTGGAATttcttcgattcctcccaaaccatggaatgattcgtcgattccttccgtggacaggttcacaagtcctttgtgatcgtgcctacgaagtttggtgagatttggacttgatttgattcCTAGATCATCTAGTTTTTGGGCGAGGCGTGGACTGGAAAATCGTTTCTGGGCTCGAACAGAGGTTTtagctatcaccggttaaaccgacgcttgtggTCAtgttgcgtcggttcaaccggtgagtaggttgTTCTGCGTTAGGGTTTTCGACCTAtgtttttggttgcaccggtgcattagtaaCTAcatgcatcggatcaaccgacgTTACTGAGGTGCTTGATGTTTTGCCCGTTCAACCGATGTGAAGATTTTTcttaacgtcggtttaaccggtgctcaacCCTTTTTGTTTTGACgctcctctggacaactgcaccggcgttgCATTTGTATTTTGTCAGATCATCCGGTGCGTATCGCCAGTTGAACCAACGGTGTTCAAACCagaacgtcggatcaaccggtgaacgtttCTCTagtgctgccggctctgtgcgtcggttaaaccgacgaggtGCCCCTGTGCACGTCGGTTCAACTGATGTATATACCGTGTGTGTTTTTTAGCAGCTTCGTCTCGTTGTTTGCTTCCGCATTACTTCGCGCTTGTTCCTAGGTctgttttgtgttagtgtagctcttctatagctactctacacttcacctaggacttgAGGTTTGGGTATGAACTTGGGATCTTAGGCCGATCTTCCGATTGCAAGAATTttcaatcggctcccattcacccccctctagtcgcatTTTCGGTCCCTCAACTTGCCGGCGGAACACAGCACATAGTAGGAAACAGGGGGTCATTGCAAGTCCAGTTTCCATTGATTTTCCCATCAGCTCCTCTGATGCTCCTAGGTTAGGTAAAGCTCGTCCAGAACAAAGCTTGGCCTCCGGAGGAGGATCACGCCGCGACCCAAGCCTTTTACCCACGTCACTGTCGGTGCATGTGCTTCTCTCACGCCGGTTCTGCATCATCATCGCCCGCTGCTTCCAAgcagggttaacaatttcggcgaaatttcgccgaaatttcggaaaattttccgtttccgctagttaccgggaaaaGAAATTTCGGTATATTTCGGTATTTTCCATTTTGAATttggaaaattcaaaaaaaattgtaaaaaattggaaaaaaaatatgataaaaaactaggagTTTTTCTGAGCTTATTGGTGTCATGCATGATCAAAAACATGGAGATTTAGTcagtcaaataaattttttcccACAGGTAGTAGAGCATCTCGGTGTGGCGTCGTgacaactcgaaaaactttgaacacgaaagttgttcgtcaTTTAAAACTCTATAACATTGGTTTTGGGAAAAAGTTCATTTAAGCCACGGTTTACAATTTATAACCAATtcacatgaattgataaccaattcaaatcatgtttgtccCGGATTTAAAACCACTTTCAATTAGATCAACCAATATCTCTGAAATTTTATAGGCATATCcgcaataacaagaataataaaagtctagttgaggcctaagagagaaaatggaagttgtcacatgaaatgacaagacttttaattggtagtttttgaaataattaaataactttcaaaccattgctcaaatgaaaaagttcttgaaacaaaagttgtagatctcgaaaaaatgaacaaagttggtattcaaaagtttttcatttgacctcagGAACAGTAGGAAAATCACAACTgacatcattttccggtcgaaaatcaccgaatttcggtcggaatcaccgaaatttcggtcggaattcatcGGAATTtcgtttttgaatttgaattctctttccgttcggaatttcggcgaaatttcgaccgaaatttcgtttccgacAGTTGGCAGGATtcgaaaaaaaaaggtaaaCCCTGCTTCCAAGTTCCATGCTGCTCCGGATCACGACGAAGAAGGCAGGCAGGCATGGAAAAGGAGGCGGCAGATGCCACGGGGCTTCATCGAAACGAAAAGATGCCGCCGCGGCAGCGCACGCTTGTTCCCGTGCGATGCTCGCGGGAACTGGCCCTGGATCGCTGCTTTTTCTTAGCACCCCCctggcttttttttttgcttttctaGCTAGGGAGAGGGGCGGGAACTGCTTTGTTCTCGCCCAGTCGCCCCGTACCGATACGTGTTGATTTCCGGCCACCGTGACAGGGACGGCGAGATTGTAAAGGAGGAAAAATAATGTGCTCGTcgcctttttcctttttatttttctagcaAAAAGCGAGCGCAGGGATTCTTCTCGTCGCAGGCTCTGATCTTTTTCGTCGCGAaattgcaaaggagaaaaataATGTGTTCATGGGTCCTGGCTGTTTACACACGCACTGACACGCCCCGTCCGAGTGCGGCCCGGATCTGATCGTGGCGACTGGCGATTCTGAAATCTAGCGCTTACGCCTTTCCCAGTCTCGTTTTTCACATGACAGGAAAACTTATCTGCAGAGTGCCgagagcttttttttttgaacttaatAGAGTGCCGAGAGCTATCGACCGCGGCACACATCATCAGACGCGCCGTGTGCCGATCGACCCCGGCGATATCTAGGGAGCAGGTAGGACAAGGCAGCGTTTCGTCAGCGTCAATCGACGTGGCGCTAGCATAGCACCACCCGAAGCCTAGAGCTCGGACCATCGATCACTCTGGCGACGGCTACAAGCCTCGCCACTCCGGGTCTCCGACGACCGGAAAAGAAGCATGACTGCATCAGCGTCGCAGCGTGTGCAGTGCGTCGCCTGTCCGTTGTGCGACCGGCACGGCCGCGACCTGACTCCTCCGGATGCTGCAAACGTCTACGGTCTGCTGGTTTCTTGAGAGAAAACAAAGTGCCGTAGCGAAGCGACCCCGTCGAGAAACAGGAGTTTGATCTGATCGTACCAGTTGTTTCAcgaaagagaaaaacaagttgAGAACGGAGAGTTGGTGGACCAAAGCAAACCCGTCCTGCTCCACACCCACCTTGCCGGCGGCGTGCCGCGCTGCCCGTTCGTCCCCGCAGGCTCCAACAAACCACAGGGTGCTTGTGCCGTGTGCGTGTGGCCCAAACTcagaactctctctctctctggtagGACTCGTCAGCTGTTAGTAACACGCCCGCTTTCTTTAACAGAAAAAAATAGCACGCCTGCAGCGAGGTGGTAGCGCCAGTATCTTTGCCAGGCACCCGTACGGCCTGATGCCAGGGCTCGGGGCTAATAGGGCTTCGAACCAATCCAAGCAACAAGTTGCGAGGAGGAAAAGCCGGGGCGGGAATCGTCGGGGCGAGCAAGCACACCACGCCGGGGCCGCCGGCACGCCGAACAAAGCCGCCCTGCGCAACGCGACCGGGGGAGCGAAGGGACGCGGCGTGACGGACGCGGAGGGGAggcgccggccggcgcgcgcggacACCGAAACGTGCCGCGCGTGCGTGGCGGAGATATGATGAGCGGCGGGAGCGCGCCTTtgccttttgtttttctttttttctttcttttgtgctgcTGGGATGTGTCATGTCATGTGTGCGTGTTCTGCGTGGTTCATGCCGGTGTGTCCATCTATCTGCATCGATGGATTTGATACTGTGCTCaggtatttttcttcttcttcttctttggcaCGAGTGGATCTGAGGATGGCAGGCGTGACGGGTAGTATAAGACCGTCCGTGTTTCGTGCAAGTGCAACTGAACGAGTATACGACGCCGTTTTTAATGTGTGCTTGGCTCCGTCATTCCCTGGGCGCCATACGTCtcgtttctcttctttttttcccttttttttgagcggattttccccttttttttttagGCGTGTCGTTTGTCTTCTGGAAGGAGACGGGAAACCAAAGTTCTCGAGGCCCATGAGCTTTCGCGTTCGTTCACACGAACAGGCCCACCGTAAGATATCCATAAggcaaaagtctattttaccatctccaactatcaccaaagtttgattttcctcctacaactataaaaccgggtatGTCACCTCTctcaacttttcaaaccgtgcattttacctccctcgagcggttttgaagactgtttgctacagtaaccgtagttttgtcttttacttttttaaaaaaatttcagttgaatctttgaaaaatcatagtaaataaaaaaaatcataaaatagaaaatccaattttgttggactccacacgAGTAGATATAtgcagtgaatatattatatagtatactttagtataatttttttactgtaactttagatatatacttttctgtaattaatttatagctacagttttcgtcgtcccattatggtgaaatttttatggtgagctaatcattatatgattgagctgtagtaaaaattttataattattagatcatgtttgactgatctatagatttatctatataaactagataaatctatagaaaaatctagacgaatctatagataaatctataactcagtcatacatgatctaataatcataaaatttttactatagctcaatcatataatgattagcccaccataaaaatttcaccataatgggacgacgaaaactgtatctataaattaattacagaaaagtatatatctaaagttacagtaaaaaaattatactaaagtataccatataataaATTCACTGCATATATCTACTCGTGtgaagtccaacaaaattggattttctattttatgatttttttgtgatttactatgatttttcaaatattcaactgaatttttttttaaaaaaagtaaaagacaaaactatggttactgtagcaaacagtcttcaaaaccgcttgagggaggtaaaatgcatggtttgaaaagttgagggaggtgaaatacccggttttatagttgtaggaggaaaaccaaactttggtaatagttggaggaggtaaaatagacttttgccTATCCATAAACATGATCTGGGCCATGTGCTTATGGGCCTCATTTAACCTAATCAGAGGTGTGGGCTACGGCTCGTTTACGAGCGACCTGGCCCAAACTcagaactctctctctctctctcagctaGTACTCGTCAGCTGTTCGTGTGGTCGGCACCGAGCACCGAGCGCGGAACGGCACGAGCGCACGATCCCAGTTCGTGGGCCAGCTTCCTCGACCCGGAACTCGACGCCGGTGCCCGGTTTAATTTCGCGGTGAGCCGGTGACCACGAACCAATGCGCCGGGATCGCCGCCCCACGTGGGGCGGGCTGTAGCACTAAGGATGGATCTAGACATCCGAATTCtttgaacaaatttgatattttaaaataaatatatttaaaattttatgctaatcttttttatattatcaaacatattattacacataagaataaaattttgtataaattttttatgtattatttgctccctacaattaaaaaggtgaaaaaaaattcgaatccgtatccgatccgtattcgaatttttatatctattatttgagaatatatatgataaatttaaggtttagtttttatgaatctttacaagatcaatattaaatacaaggctatgaatttacataataaattatataacttatttgtccataatcgaagaaaaatgacaaaaaaacTGATATTCGAAtaaacatccgaatccatcctccGTACCACCGCCGGCTCGGGGAGGGACCACGACTGCTGCGTCGGGACGGGGCCGGCAAAGAGATTTCGCCACGAGCAGAGACGAGCACCGTCAGCGTCGGTCGCGCCGTGGATCCTCAGCGACAccgtcccgctcccgctcccgctcccaaAGCTGCGGCCCGGGCAGCAGCCGTTGTGGCGGACAGCGCGGCGTGGCCAAGCACGACAAGCCGGCGCGGACCTGTctcgccgcgacggcggcggcgaccccggCCGACAGGGGCGGgtagcggcgcgcgcggccggcaaAGCGGCCCAGTTGCCGCCGGACCGGACCCAACTGCCCGCACCCAAATCTTCCTCGCCGTCCCCGCCTGTCAGAGCGGCAGGCTGGCTGTCCGTGCCGTGCGCCGCCTGCCATTGCCAATACTAGAATACTGCCGCGGCCACTTGCCGGCTCGCAATCAACCTCGGGGATTTGCCGACATACGGCCACACGCCCTGTCGGCCCGCCCTAACCGCTTTCCACGCCGACGACGCCTTCCTCTCCGCTCGTACACGTACGGCGCTGGTGTACACGTACAAAAGACTGAAAATACAGAGGATCTCCCATGCGGAGACCAGTGCACAAGCAATCAAGCATCATGGCATCACGCCGCGCACAACTGGCGGGCGGCCAACCAGTGGACACAGAGCGGTTGACGATGTCGGCGTCGCGATCGGCGCGGGCGCGCCGCACGCGATCCCCCACGCCCCCCACCTTCCCCTGGTCGCCGGCGTCTCCACGTGATCGGGGGAGCCCGGGATCCAGCGCCGGGCCGGCCGTCGGCTGCGTGCACATGCCGTGACCTACCGACCGTACCACTCGCAGCTGGCCGCGCAGCCGAGACGTGACGCCCCGGTTTTTCTGCGTGCTCCACCGGCCGTGTGGTGAGGTCGTCTCCTGCTGCCGCGCTCTCACGTCCGCTCTTGCGACCGGCGCAGCGCACCGAACTTAACAGAGAACAACTCATTTTAATTGCTGGCTATTTCTTTTCAATAAAATAATTGGTGGCTAAACAAACATCGTGCGCTATAGTGAATGGATAAATCGCCCGATAGCAAGGTTTACCGGCCGGGCTTAGCAAACAGCGATGCGTGACGGCGAGTTGTGGGGTGCCCTGTCGCGTCCGTCCACACCAATTCCCGTCATGATCCGGGGGCTCGGCCAGTCGGCCACCCGAGGTGAGCTGCACATGAAGAGAACCCGCCGCCGGGACGAGGTGAACGCGAACTGGTCGCGCAAACcggctggcggcgcggcggcggcctcgctcGACCCACTGGGGCGGGGCTGTCACGGGCCACCCATCCCACTTGCcttgcgccgcgccgcgccccgtcCCGGCCTCCCGGGTCCAACTGTCCAAGGCGGGAGCCAGGAGCCCccacccggccgccgcctcctacaAAAGGGGCGCGCGCGCCGAATCGGCTCGAACCTCCACCACTCCCACACACTCCCTTCACTCGGGGCATTCCCAGCCTCGGCGAAGCAGAGCAAGTGCTCCGGCAGCCATGAAGCGGACCAGAGCGCAGCAGCCCAAGGTCGAGGACACGCAGGACGCCGGCACCGCCGCGAGCGCCGGCAACCCGGCCAAGCCACTGCGCCGGGCCAAGCAGCCGCGGCAGCCCAAGGCGGGCGCCGCCAAGAAAccctccgcggcgacggcgcgcgccgcggcggtcgccgccgccgccgcggctaatGCAGCTTCGGCCGCGCCCTCGCCCGGGCCGGAGTCGGCGCAGACCGTGCCGgacgcgtgcgccgccgccggggagggcgCGCGCCCCGTGGACTGGGACCTCGACGCCGGGCTCGacgcggcggcgtggtcgtcgtggGGCGTCGACGAGGAGAAGCTGCTCGGGTGGTTCCCGTTCGTCGAGGAGGACTTCCggtgcgccggcggccgcgccggcgacgccgaGGTGGCCGCGTTCGACCACGACATCTGGAGCATTTGGTGAAACCTGGGCGCAAGGATAGGGCCGGACGCCGCCGGAGCTAGCGCCGCTGCTTCTGCTCGTCTTGCTCCGGCCGGGGTGGTGTTCCGGTACTGGAACGCGGgaatggcggcggtggagaaaTTTGTAGGCGAGGTAGCTAGGAGACTCGTAGTGTAAGCTAGGCAAGGTTCAGACGTTCAGGGATGGAATCCCAAGTGCTCTTCGTTGCTCCATTGATAGAGCTCCGTGCCTCTCTCCGCCCTGCTTGGTACGGCCCCATTTGGTTGTGCCGCGGTGCGTTGAGCACGAACCGGATCGAAAATTCGCAGCTCGTGGTTAGGGGTGGCATTTCACGGTGAACTGAAGTTTTTGCTTGCGACCAAACTCTTGGAGACCGAAATGCCCATGTTCTTGCAGGTCATGATAGGTTTCTTTATCGGTGGAATTTGCAACTGCCCAGATACTGGGAGCTTGCCCATTTGCTCACTACAGTACTCGAGTTCCCATCAGCGAGTTGCTTTCGCGCCCATTATAAAATGGGGAAATTTGTCTGTGGCACACTCTCAAAATGATGATTTGTGCGCTGCACACCGAACTTCTTGATTTAGTCTGCAGCACATCCTGAATTTGTGTTTTTGTGCACTGCACATTTGCCTCCTTAAACAAATTTTTTATAGCTTGAGAGATGAGAGAAGGCAGGGTAAAAAGACCAAAATACCCTACATGAGCCTTATCTCCTCACCCTATCCATTCGCTGTGCCCTCCCCCCGCGCCCCCCCGCCCCTTGgacccgcgacggcggcgccccccGCGCGCGTCCGCTGCCCCTCCGTCTGCCcacgtgacggcggcggcccgccgcGAGCGCATCCGCCGCCcctcggcgcgcgcggccgccgcccctccgtcCACActcgcgacggcgacgcccctccctccccttccgccgcgccatggcggtctcccgcggccgccccgccccgcggcCTCCCGCCACCGGCCGTGCCCCGCCATGGCCCCTCGACGGATCTCCCTCtccatcctccctccctcccctgccccgcacCCTTCTATGGCAGCCTGCCGCCGGTTCGGCCCGCTGCCGGTccgggccgcctccgccgagGCCCAGCACCTCCGCCGACCCACGCCCGAGCGAGGCTTTTCGACCGCAAGCTATGGCTGCGCCGCTAGTCTGCGCCTCGCCGGTCCGTGCCGCCTTCGCCGAggccccgcaccgccgccgacccACCGCTCTGTGCCATGGCCGCGCTGCTCGCTAGCGCCGTCTGGCTCATGCTCGCCACCATGAACGCCGCTGCGCACATGGAGGCCGCCGTCATGCCGGACTTCCTGTGGATGCGATGGCTGGCGCGGTCGTGGTCTCCTCCAGGGGCGGCGCGGTCGTGGCTTTGGAAGGCTCCCTTAAGCAGCTAAGGGTATTTTGGTCTTTCCACATGATGTTCTCTCACCTCTCAGGATGCAAAAGAGTTTTTTAATGGGGGTGGTGTGCCACACACAAAATGAGACATTCAGAGTGTGCTGCAAACTAATTCAAGGAGTAGAGTGTACAGCCCACAAAATCATGTTTTGAGAGTGTGCCACAGACAAATTTCCCTATAAAATGTCCCATCAATTCTTTGATGGTCTTTGATCActtcgatttttttttaaagtacCAGGAGCACTGGGGAGGCCCACGCTGATCGGACTCAGCGTAAACGAAATTGCCTGAGGAGTGTTAGAACATGTTATACCGAGACACACACCACCACACACAGCTCGA
This genomic interval carries:
- the LOC120671808 gene encoding homeobox protein Hox-A13-like; translation: MKRTRAQQPKVEDTQDAGTAASAGNPAKPLRRAKQPRQPKAGAAKKPSAATARAAAVAAAAAANAASAAPSPGPESAQTVPDACAAAGEGARPVDWDLDAGLDAAAWSSWGVDEEKLLGWFPFVEEDFRCAGGRAGDAEVAAFDHDIWSIW